The sequence below is a genomic window from Mycobacterium sp. ITM-2016-00316.
TGAGTACCCCAAGCCGTGGACGGACGAGATCGTGCAGGCAGCCGACGCGATCATCACCATGGGTTGCGGCGATGCCTGTCCGATCTTCCCGGGCCGCCGCTACGAGGAGTGGGTGCTCGAAGACCCGCACGGCCAGGGTGTCGACGCGGTCAGGCCGATCCGCGACGAGATCGAGCGACGGGTCCGCGTCCTGCTCGCCGAGCTCGAGGTGCCGGTGCACGCGTAGGTATGCCGCGGGCCCGGTGTGTTGTGTCCGGATTCGATCGATGTCAATATAGATAAATGTCGAAGTGGCTGTCACTGATTCAGGTCGGCCCGCCCATCGGACGCGCAGCACTCGACGAGAGCGCATGTGCGCCACTTGCCCAGATGTTCAAGGCCCTCGGCGATCCGGTCCGGCTGCGCCTGCTGAGCCTGATCGCCAGCAGTGCCGGCGGCGAAGCCTGCGTCTGCGACATCTCCAGCACGTTCGATCTTTCCCAGCCGACCATCTCCCACCATCTCAAGGTGCTTCGCTCCGCCGGAATCCTGGACAGCCAGCGGCGCGGCTCGTGGGTGTACTACCGGGCCATTCCCGAAGCACTACACCAGCTTTCGATCATCCTGCAGGTCGAGAGCGGAACCCCCACACCATCCGATGCCTGTGCCGAGGAGACCGTGCAATGAGCACCACCCCCACCACCGCCGATCAGTCCCCGGTGGTCAAGAAACTGTCCGCGCTGGATCGCATGCTGCCCGTCTGGATCGGCATCGCCATGGTGGCCGGCCTGCTGCTCGGTAGGCTCGTTCCCGGCCTGGGCAATGCGCTCGGAGCCGTGGAACTCGACGGCGTCTCGCTCCCGATCGCCATCGGCCTGCTGGTGATGATGTACCCGGTGCTGGCCAAGGTGCGCTACGACCGCCTCGACTCGGTGACCGGCGACCGCAAACTGCTGCTGTCCTCGCTGGTACTGAACTGGGTGTTCGGTCCCGCGTTGATGTTCGCACTGGCGTGGCTGATGCTCCCGGACCTGCCCGAGTACCGCACCGGACTGATCATCGTCGGCCTCGCCCGCTGCATCGCCATGGTGATCATCTGGAACGACCTGGCCTGTGGTGACCGGGAGGCCGCCGCGCTGCTGGTGGCGATCAACTCGGTGTTCCAGGTCTTCATGTTCGCGGCACTGGGCTGGTTCTATCTCTCCGTGCTGCCGGGCTGGCTCGGCCTGGAGCAGACCACCATCGATACGTCGGTGTGGCAGATAGCCAAGTCGGTGCTCATCTTCCTCGGCATCCCTCTGGTGGCCGGCTTCCTCACCCGCCGGTACGGCGAAAAGGCCAAGGGCCGTGAGTGGTATGAATCTCGCTTCCTGCCGAAGATCGGCCCGTGGGCGCTCTACGGTCTGCTGTTCACCATCGTGATCCTCTTTGCGCTGCAGGGTGATCAGATCATCTCCAGCCCGTGGGACGTCGCCCGGATCGCGCTGCCACTGTTGGCCTACTTCGCCATCATGTGGGGCGGCGGGTTCCTCCTCGGAGCCGCGATAGGCCTGGGCTACGAGCGCACCACGACGCTGGCGTTCACCGCTGCCGGCAACAACTTCGAGCTGGCCATCGCGGTGGCCATCGCCACCTACGGTGTGACATCCGGCCAGGCGCTGGCCGGGGTCGTCGGCCCCCTCATCGAAGTCCCCGTGCTGGTCGCCCTGGTGTACGTGTCCCTGGCGCTGCGCGGGCGATTCACGAACCGGGCCCCCGCCGTGACCGAGGAGAAGAAGTGACCCGGAAACCCGCCGTGCTGTTCGTCTGCGCGAAGAACGGTGGCAAATCGCAGATGGCCGCCGGGCTGATGCGCCAACTCGCCGGCGACGACGTGGACGTATATTCCGCCGGCACCAAACCCGCTGCGGCGGTCAACGCACTCTCGGCGGAGAGTCTGCTCGAAGTCGGGATAGACATCAGCGGCGAGACACCGAAACCGGTCGATCCACAGCGTGTTCGAGATGTCGACGTGGTCGTGATTCTGGGCAGTGAGGCACGGCTGGAACCCGTCCCCGGCACCGAATTCCAGAACTGGGACACCGACGAGCCCTCCGAGCGCGGTATCGACGGCATCGAACGCATGCGCCTGGTGCGCGATGACATCGCGATCCGGGTCAACGAGCTTCTCGCCCAACTGAAGGAGACAGTCCGATGAGCAAGGTTGAAGTATTCGAACCCGCGCTGTGTTGTGCGACCGGTGTCTGCGGCGAGGATGTGGATCAAGCACTGGTGATGTTCTCCGCCGACCTGGATTTCGTCGCCGGCCGCGGCGGCGATGTCACCCGCTACAACCTGGCCAGCGAGCCGGGCTCCTTCGCCGAGAACGAGACCGTGCGCGCATTTCTTCAGGTCGCCGGATCCGGCGGCCTACCGTTGGTTCTGGTCGATGGCGTCACCGCGATGACGGGCCGCTATCCCGATCGCAACCAGCTCGCCACCTGGGCCGGAGTCGAGGTGGCCGCACCGAACCTGCTCGGCGACAGCTGCTGTGGCAGCAGCGCTTCCGACGACTCGGGTTGTTGCTGAACTCGTGAAGTTCCTGGCGGCGTCCCCGCGGTTCCTGTTCTTCACCGGCAAGGGCGGGGTCGGCAAGACCTCGATCGCCTGCGCGTCCGCGATCCACCTGGCTCGCCAGGGCAGGCGGGTGCTGCTGGTCAGCACGGACCCGGCGTCCAACGTGGGCCAGGTCTTCGGGCTGACCATCGGCAACACCGTCACCGACATCCCCGCTATCGAAGGCCTGTCGGCCCTGGAAATCGACCCGGATCAGGCCGCCGAGGCGTATCGCGAGCGCATCATCTCTCCGGTGCGCGGCCTGTTGCCCGACAAGGAAATACAATCGATCACCGAGCAGCTCTCCGGGTCGTGTACCACCGAGATCGCCTCCTTCAACGAATTCACCGAACTGCTCACCGATTCGGACGGCCCGATGGCGCAGTTCGATCATGTGCTGTTCGACACCGCGCCGACCGGGCACACCATCCGGCTGCTGCAACTGCCCGGCTCGTGGACCGACTTTCTCAACGAGGGCAAGGGCGACGCCTCGTGCCTGGGGCCGCTGTCCGGACTCGACAAACAGCGCGCGCTCTACGCCGGGGCCGTGGCGGCCCTGGCCGACCCGCAGCGCACCCGCTTGGTGCTCGTCGCTCGCGCGCAAAGGTCCACCCTGGCCGAAATCACCCGTACACACCGTGAACTCGCGGCAATAGGGCTCACCCACCAGTACGTCGTGATCAACGGGGTGCTGCCCGCCGCTGCCACCGACGGCGACCCGCTCGCCGAGGCGATCCGCACCCGCGAGCAGCGCGCCATCGCCGATCTGCCCGAGGAACTTCGTTCACTGCCCACGGATCTGGTGGATCTCAAAACCACGAACATCGTCGGACTCGACGCACTCACGTCACTGTTCAGCCGCGAGCCGGGCGCACCGGCCGCCGCCGAGGACATTGCCCTGGACGTGGCCGATGCCCCGCTGGCCGCTCTGGTCGACGAACTCGCCCGTGGCGACCACGGCTTGATCATGTGCATGGGAAAGGGTGGCGTCGGCAAGACCACCATTGCCGCCGCCATCGCCGTCGCCCTGGCCGAGCGTGGCCATTCCGTGCATCTGACCACCACGGATCCCGCCGGCCACCTCGCCGACATGCTGCACGGCAGCATGGACAACCTGCACGTCTCCAGCATCGACCCGGTCGAGGCGACCCGCGCCTACCGCGATCATGTGCTGGCCACCAAAGGCGCCGCCCTCGACGACCGGGGAAAGGCACTGCTCGAAGAGGATCTCCGTTCGCCCTGCACCGAGGAAGTCGCCGTGTTCCAGGCCTTCTCGCGTGCCATCGGCGAATCACGCAACACATTCGTGGTCGTCGACACCGCCCCGACCGGCCACACGCTGTTGCTGCTGGATGCCACCGGCTCCTACCACCGCGAGATCGCCCGACAATTGGGCGACCGGCACTTCACCACCCCGCTGATGCGGTTGCAGGATCCTGAGCTGACCAAGGTCATCATCGTCACGCTGGCCGAGACGACCCCGGTGCTCGAAGCAGCGGGCCTGCAGCGCGAACTCGAACGCGCACAGATACACCCGTGGGCGTGGGTCATCGACAACTCGCTTGCCGCCGCGCGCCCCACCTCACCCTTGCTTCGCCGCAGGGCGGTTGCCGAACTGGTCGAGATCGACACGGTGAGAGCCGAACAGGCCGGTCGGGTAGCAGTCGTACCGCTACTGGCGACCGAACCTGTCGGCATCCCCGCACTGAAGGCGCTCACCGCTTCCGGTGCCGCCGCGGTGGGCTAGCAGCAGCCCGCGGTCACCCCCACCTTGTCATCATCGCTCGCCGGGGCCACACTGCCGCAGCAGGTTTCGCCTTCGGGACCGCGATCGTCGGAATGCTGCGGGCTGGTCCCGAACGACTCCGAATCGGCCAGCACGGTGTAGACCTCCCACCGCTCGCCGGCCGGGCCGGTCACCCAGACCTTGTCCTGCTTGGCAAAGCAACACGTGGCGCCGATCTCCTCATCGGTGAACATGCCCTCAGCGCTGAGTCGGGCGATCTCGGAGTGCACCGTGGCACTGGATTCCACCTCGACACCGAGATGGTTGATGGTGCCGCCCTGACCGGGATTCTGGAACAGAACCAGCTTCAGCGGCGGATCGGCGATCGCGAAGTTCGCGTAGCCGTCCTTCCGTTTGGCCGGTTCGGTGTTGAAGAGCGTGGAGTAGAACGTGATGGCCTCATCGAGGTCATCGACGTTGAGAGCGAGCTGAACACGGGACATTTCAGATACCTCCATACCTGTGTGACTTATATCGAATTGGCGCGCCGACATCAGGATGCCACCTTTTCGACATATGTCAATGCCATGGGTACAGTTGACGTCATGCCGAAGTCACTACCGCTGGTCGACATGTCCGCGCCGGTGTGTTGCGCACCCGTGGCCGCGGGCCCGATGGGCGATCAGGCGGCGCTGGAGATCGCCCTGCGCCTGAAGGCTCTCGCCGACCCGGCGCGGGTCAAGCTGATGTCCCTACTGTTCAGCAGTTCGGCCGACGAGGAGAACAGCAGCGATCTCGCCCGCGCCCTCGGGCTCGCCGAGTCGACCGTCAGTCATCATCTCTCCCAGCTCCGGAAGGCGGGCTTGGTGGAGTCCCAGCGGCGCGGCATGAATGTGTTTCATACAGCCCGTCGCGACGCCGTCGCCGCGCTATGCGCGGTGCTCGATCCCCACTGCTGCACCTGAGCTGCCGGCATAGGCGACATCGGCGCTGTAGACGACAAACCCCAGCCGCCGATAGGTTTTCACCGCGGCGGTGTTGTCGCCCTCCACGTACAGCGTGACATCGGCCTCGGGGCCCAGTCGCGCGGCGAGATGATGCAGCCCCAGCAACGTCAACTCGGCACCGAGGCCGCGTCCCTGCGCGTCGGGGTCCACGCCGACGACGTACACCTCGCCGAGATCCCGGGAATGGACCTTCGTCCAGTGAAAACCCAACAGCCGCGGCCCTTCAAAGGCCAGGAACAGTCCGGCGGGATCGAACCACGGTTCGGCGCGGCGCTCGTCGATGTCGGCCTCGGTCCAGCCCCCCTGCTCGGGATGCCAGGAGAAGGCCGCGTTGTTGACCCGCAACAACTCGGTGTCGTCGTCGCGTCCGGCATAGGTGCGGATCTCGTGCGTCCCAGCGACGGGTGGAAGGTCGTTGAGCGCTCGCCGCATCTGCAGTAGCTCCCGGACCGGGAGCAGCCCCAGCGCGGAGGCCAGGCCCCGGGCGGCCGGTAGATCTCCGTGCGCCCAGATCCGGGTCTGCGGCCCGCCTTCGGCGAGCCCGGTGCGAACCAACTCGGTTCCGATACCGCGGCGCCGGGCGTCGGGATGGACCACGGCCTCGGCCATGCCCGGCGCGAGGTTCAGATAGCCGAGCACCGTGTCACCGTCGCGAGCGAGCAGGTGCCGGGTGTCGTCGCGGCCCAGCTCACGCAGTACCTGATCACCGACCGGGGCGACGCCGTCGCGTGCGGTCGCCGACGTGACGATGTCGGTGATCGCGGCCCTATCCTCGGTGGACAGCCCGGTGCGCCATTCGATCACTGGCTGTGCAGCGGGCCGAACGAACCTGCGGCCGAACCGAAGTCGGATTCGCCAAGGTCCCCGTCGAGCTCGCCGTCGTAGTCGTCGGCGTCATCGAGATCATCGGCCGCCGGGGCCGGCGTGCGCCCACGCGCCGGCCGAACCGCTTTGTACCCGACGTTGCGGACGGTCCCGATCAACGATTCGTACTCGGGCCCGAGCTTGGCACGCAGCCGTCGCACGTGCACGTCGACGGTGCGGGTGCCGCCGAAGAAGTCGTACCCCCAGACCTCCTGCAGCAGCTGGGCCCGGGTGAACACCCGGCCCGCGTGCTGGGCCAGGTACTTGAGGAGTTCGAACTCCTTGTAGGTGAGATCGAGCGGGCGCCCGCGCAGCCGCGCGGTGTAGGTGCCCTCGTCGATGACGAGCTCGCCGAGCGTCACCTTGCCCACGCTCTCCTGGTCGGCGACCCCGCCGCGACGACCGACCAACAGCCGCAGCCGCGCGTCGATCTCGGCGGGCCCGGTACCGGGCAGCAGGATCTCGTCGAGTCCCCATTCCACGTTGACGGCGACCAGGCCGCCTTCATTCACCACAGCCACCACGGGGATCGAGGTCCCGGTGGTGCCCAACAGGCGACACAGGCCACGCGCGGCGGCCAGGTCGGTGCGCGCGTCGACGATCGCAATGTCGGCCGTTCCGGCTTCGAGCAGGGAGGATACTTCGGTCGGTGCCGTCCGTACGTTGTGCGCCAGCAGCGACAGCGAAGGCAGCACAGTGTCCGGGTGCGGGTCAACGGTCAGAAGTAGTAGTTCCAAAATGTCCTCCTGAGTCCTGGATCATCCCCGGGACATCGGTGTCGGAGGTCATCTTCCAGATTCATGGTTGACACGTGGCCGTTACGACCGACGATCGCATCACGATACCGTGCTACCTGCTGGTTAGCAGACCGGAACCGGTAGGTGTCCGCCCGGCGCCCCGGTGGGTGCGACAGAATGTGGCGGTGCGCAAGCTGCTGACCGGTGTCCTCGCCACGATCCTGGCGGTGGTTCTCGGCGCCGTCGGAACCGATTTCGGCGCGGCCATCTACGCCGAATACCGGCTGGCCCGCAGCGTGCGCACCGCCGCGCAGCTGCACTTCGACCCGTGGGCCAGCATCCTGGGATTCCCGTTCATCACCCAGGCACGCGCGCATCGCTACCGCGAGATCGAGATCCGCGCCAACGGCGTGCCGCACCCGGTGACCGGCAAGGTGTCGCTGGAGGCGACGCTGCACTCGATCGACCTGGTGGACTCGACCTGGCTGATCGGCCCGGACGCCACGCTGCCGGTCGGCGTCGCCGAGGCCCGGATCATCATCGACTCGACGCACGTCGGAAAGTTCATGGGCATCAAGGACCTGTTGGTCGAGGCACCCACCCGGGAGACCGAGGACGGCCTCAAGGGCGTCACCGAGTCGGGCATCTCCAGCGGCAAGGATCTGGTGTTCACCGGCACCCCGACGGCCGCGGACCTGGACGAGCGGGTCAGCGTCGCGGTCGACCTGACGGTCGCCGATCCCGACGGCAGCACGCTGGTCCTGACCGCAACCGGGGTGCTGACCGGCCCCGGCACCGCGGACGAGGCGGTACCCGAGGACAAGACCGCCGCCGTGCTGAAGGCGTTCAGTACCCGCATCCCGGGTCAGCGGTTGCCGTTCGGCCTGACGCCCACGACGGCGGGCGCCCGCGGATCCGACATCATCGTCGAGGGCATCACGGAGGGATTGACCGTGCGACTGGACGAGTTCAGACAGTCATGAACACCTCGCTGACGCTCGTCATCGTGATCGTGATCGCGGTGCTCGGCATCGGGTACCTGGTGGGCAAGATGATCACGCTGCGGTCGGGGATGATGCGGGCTGCGGCCGAGGCCTCCGATATCGACACCAGCGGACTCGGCCTGTCCACCACCGGACCGACCATCCTGCATTTCACCGCGACGTGGTGCGGCCCGTGTGCGGCGGTGCGCCGAGTCGTCGACCAGGTGTGTGCCGACCTTCCGGCGGTGGCCCATGTCGAGATCGATATGGACGAGAATCCCGAAGCTGCGCGCAGGCTTTCGGTGTTGTCCCTGCCGACCACTGTCATCTTCGGCGGCGACGGGCGGCCGCGGTACCGGACCACCGGCGTCCCGAAAGCCGCTGACCTGCGCTCGGCGCTCGAACCGCTATTGGCTTGATGCCGGTCCCTACGGGTATTGTGTGCGTCGTGACCGCCCGTCTTGAGCTGCTGCTCACCAAACGCCGCGCAGTTGATCTGTGCCGCACCGCGGGTTGTTGCTGTTGTTGTAGCTGCTGATAGCCGCGCCCTCATCTTGGTGCGCCGCTTTCACCCGGCGCCTTCGTGGTCTGCCAGCCCAGCCCAGCCAAGCAACAGGAGCATTCACATGTCAGTCGATACCGACCAGGTGGACGTCCGCGGACCCCGGTTCGTCGCCTGGATCACCACGGCCGTCCTGATCGTCACCCTGCTCGTCTCGGCGGTGAGCGTGCCCGCCTCCGCCACCATCCTGGGTCTGCAGACGGTGGTTTTCGCCATCGGTGCCGCACGGGGTCCACGGCGACACCCCTACGGCGCGGTGTTCGCCACGTTCATCGCACCGCGGCTGGGCCCGGTCACCGAGCGCGAACCGGTCGCTCCACTGCAGTTCGCGCAGCTGGTCGGATTCGTCTTCGGAGCCGTCGGCACCGCCGGCTTCGCGCTGAACGTTGCGCCGGCCGGCCTGATCGCCACCGGCTTCGCACTGTTCGCCGCATTTCTCAACGCGGCCTTCGGCATCTGCCTGGGCTGCCAGATCTACCCGCTCGTCGCGCGGTTCCGCCGCGTTCCCGCCTGACCTTCACGCACCACACAACCGAAAGGAACCACTTCATGGCACGCTCCGACGTCCTGGTCTCCACCGACTGGGCCGAGAGCAATCTCGACGCACCGAAAACGGTCTTCGTCGAGGTCGACGAGGACACGTCCGCCTACGAGGGCGGTCACATCCAGGGCGCCGTGCGCCTGGATTGGAAGACCGAGCTGCAGGATCAGGTGAAGCGCGACTTCGTCGACCAGCAGCAGTTCTCGAAGCTGTTGTCCGACAAGGGCATCGCCAATGACGACACCGTCATCCTGTACGGCGGCAACAACAACTGGTTCGCCGCCTACGCCTACTGGTACTTCAAGCTGTACGGGCACGAGGACGTCAAGCTGCTCGACGGCGGACGCAAGAAGTGGGAGCTCGACGGGCGCCCCCTGGTGACAGAAGTCGCGGCCCGTACTGCTACTTCGTACAGTGCCGCAGCTCCCAACAACGACATCCGCGCCTTCCGCGACGAGGTCATCGCCGCGATCGGTGAGAAGAACCTGGTCGACGTCCGCTCCCCCGACGAGTTCTCCGGCAAGATCCTGGCCCCGGCGCATCTGCCGCAGGAGCAGAGCCAGCGCGCCGGCCACATCCCCACCGCCATCAGCGTGCCGTGGAGCAAGGCGGCCAACGAGGACGGCACCTTCAAGTCCGACGAAGACCTGGCCAAGCTGTACGCCGAGGCCGGTCTGGACGGCGACAAGCTGACCATCGCCTACTGCCGCATCGGTGAGCGTTCCTCGCACACCTGGTTCGTGCTGCAGGAGCTGCTGGGTCATAAGAACGTCAAGAACTACGACGGTAGTTGGACGGAATACGGCTCCCTCGTGGGTGCCCCGATCGAGTTGGGAAGTTGATATGTGCTCTGCACCGAAGCAAGGACTGACGTTGCCCGCCGGCGTCGACCTGGAGAAGGAAACGGTCATCACCGGCCGTGTCGTGGACGGCTCCGGCCAGGCCGTAGGCGGTGCGTTCGTGCGCCTGCTGGACGGCTCCGACGAATTCACCGCGGAGGTCGTCGCGTCGGCCACCGGTGACTTCCGGTTCTTCGCCGCCCCCGGCAACTGGACGCTGCGTGCGCTGTCCCCCGCCGGCAACGGCGATGCCAGCATCGCCCCCACCGGTGCCGGCATCCACGAGATCGACGTCAAGGTCGCCTAGGCCAAGGGCACTCAATCACTCCACCGGTCACCGCGCTCGGGCCTCGACTCGAGCGCGGTGACCTCTGGCGGTTAGGATCTTTTCCGTGGTGTTGTTCTTCGAATTCCTTCTCGTGGTGGCCGTCGTCGTCATCACCTGGTTTGCGCTGTACGCCGTCTATCGGCTCGTCACCGACGAGGGGTGAGCTCCGACAGCGACGCAGTCGTTCCCGGCTCGGGTGACCGGGCGGTCGCCTCTGCGCTGGAGCGGGCCAAGATCACCGCGGCCCGCAACATCCCCGCCTTCGACGACCTGCCGATCGCCGCGGACACCGCGAATCTGCGCGCGGGCGCCGACCTGCATCCCGCCCTGCTGGCCCTGTTGCCGCTCGTCGGCGTGTGGCGCGGTGAGGGCGAGGGCCACGATGCCGACGGTGACTACCGCTTCGGACAGCAGATCATCGTCTCCCACGACGGCGGCGACTACCTGAACTGGGATTCCCGGTCCTGGCGGTTGACCGAGGGCGGAGACTTCCAGGCACCCGACCTCCGCGAGACCGGATATTGGCGGTTCGTCAACGACCCGTCCGATCTCGACGAAACCCAGGCCATCGAGCTGCTGCTCGCCCATTCGGCGGGCTTCGTCGAACTGTTCTACGGCAGCCCCCTCAACCAGGCGTCCTGGGAGCTGGCCACCGACGCCCTGGCCCGCAGCAAGTCCGGCGCGCTCGTCGGCGGCGCCAAACGGCTCTACGGGATCGTCGAGGGCGGTGACCTCGCCTATGTCGAGGAGCGGGTGGACGCCGACGGCGGCCTGGTGCCGCACCTGTCGGCTCGGCTGGTCCGCTTCATCGGCTGACCGTCAAGACATAGCCGGCACCAAGCTCGCTGCCATCTGCCGCCCAGATTGCCTCCTTAACGTCGATCGCACCTGATCCGTAGAGGAGGAGAACATGACCAAGTCATCGCTGCGCACCGCCGTCCTCGGCGTTGCCGGGGCGGCGTTGTTGGCCGCGGCGGTGGCGTGCTCGTCGGAGGCCGCCGCGGCCCCCGATCACGCCGCGTTCGAGCAGTGCCTGTCCGACCACGGCGTGCCCGCACCACCCGACGGCGCACCGCCGGGCCCCGGTGGTCAGCCGGACGGTCCGCCGCCATCCGGGTCGCCCGGAAATGGCGGGACACCGCCGGCCCCACCGGGAATCGATCAGAGCACCTGGGACGGCGCCATGCAGGCCTGCCGATCGCTGGCGCCCGCGCCGCCGACCCGCTGACCGGCCCCGGACACGGAGCAGCCCCCGAGCCGTTGTTCTTGGTTGGACCAACCAAGGGCTCGGGGGCCGGGTGGCTGCTTGGAATTCGCCAGCGCTCGCAGGATGCACGATGCGCATGTGCGAAAGAGCCAAGAGCTCCGTCACACTCCTGGTGCTGCTAGCTAGCAGCCACCTCACTTGTCCGTATGTCACTCAATTTCTCGGACCACCTCCTCTCCTGTGTACGAGCGACCGTACTCCCGAAACCGTGACCCGACAACCGATTTAGCGCGACACCGCGAGGTCCACCAGACGGGCCAGCTCGCCGGCGGCCGGCGCCGGCGGCAGCGCCACCCCGTCGAGGGTGTGCACACGCGCGCCGAGCGTCACCGCTGAGAGTAGCCAAACCCCCTCGGCGGCAAGGAGATCCGCCACACACAGCGGCCGGTAGGCGCTGCGCGGCGCGATCTCGAACAGCGCGGCGACCGTGGTGCCGGCCAGGATCGGCAGCGTCGGCGGCGGGCTCAGCAGAATTTCGCTCTCCGCGATCACCACCGAGGAGCGCGGCCCCTCCAGCACCCACCCGTCGTGGTCGACGAAAATCGCGTCGCCGGCGCCGCGGCGCGCCGCCTCGCGCAGCGCAGCGACATTGAGCGCATAGGACAACGATTTCGCGCCCGTCAGCGCACCGCGCGGACCGGGGTCCAGCGTCACCGCAGCCAGCCCGCCCCGGCGGGCCGCGACGGCGCGGGCCGGCACCGCAGATACGGTCACGAACGACGCCCCCCGCCCGTGCACCAGCCGCAGCACACCGTCCGCGGATCGGCCCCACTGCACGGCCGCGATATCCACCGCCGCACGCCAGCGGTCCGGGTCCGGCCCGGGCAGCCCGGTGACCGACGCGGAGTGCTCCAGACGCGCCAGATGGGCGTCCAGCAGACACGGACGACCGGCGCGCAGCAGCATGGTCTCGAAGACACCGTCGCCTCGGGTCAGCACCGGATCGGCGGCCCGTATCAGCGGGGCCGCGGGCCCATGCCGGACGCCGTCGAGATCCACCACCACATCCGCGGATCGGGCAGTCATGGCCCGAGCGTAACCGCCGTAAGGTGGCGGTATGTCTGCAGTTCCCGCACCTGAAACCGGACCCGACGCCGGCGCCGTCTGGCATTTCGGCGACCCGTTCGGCGAACAACGCGCCGCCCAGCGCGCCGCCGTCGTGGTGGACCGCTCGCACCGCGCGGTTCTGCAACTGACCGGCCCGGAGCGCCGCAGCTGGTTGCACACCATCTCCAGCCAGCACGTCAGTGACCTGCCCGACGGGGCTGTCGCACAGAATCTGAGCCTGGACGGGCAAGGTCGTGTCGAAGATCACTGGATCCAGACCGAGCTCGACGGAGTCACCGTGCTGGACACCGAACCGTGGCGCGGCGAGCCGCTGCTGGCCTTCCTGCGCAAGATGATCTTTTGGGCCGATGTCACCGTCGACCCCGCCGACGTGGCGGTGCTCTCACTGCTGGGCCCCGGTCTGTCCGGGCCCGACGTGCTGAGCGCTCTCGGGGTCGAGGCGCTGCCGGCCCCGTGGACCGCGGTACCGCTGCCCGCGGGCGGATTCCTGCGCGGCACCCACCCCGGCGAATACGACCTGCTGGTGCCGCGGACCTCCAAGGGCGACTGGATCGCCGCGCTGACCGCCGCGGGCGTCACCAGGGCCGGCGTGTGGGCCTACGAGGCGCACCGGGTGGCCGCCATCCGCCCGCGCCTGGGCGTTGACACCGACGAGCGCACCATTCCGCACGAGATCGGCTGGATCGGCGGCCCCGGTGTGGGTGCAGTGCACCTGGACAAGGGCTGCTATCGCGGCCAGGAGACCGTCGCGCGCGTCCACAATCTCGGGAAACCGCCCCGCATGCTGGTGCTCGTGCACCTGGACGGGTCCGCGGACCGTCCGGTGACCGGCGATCCGCTGCTGGCCGGAGGCCGCGCGGTGGGGCGGCTGGGCTCCGTCGTCGACCACGTCGATGACGGTCCGATCGCCTTGGCGCTGGTGAAACGAGCCCTGCCCGCCGGCACCGAACTGACCACCGGTGGCGAGTCGGCGGTGGCGGCGGTGATCGACGCGGACTCGGTCCCGGACGTCGACGGCGTCGGTGCGGGACGGCTGGCGGTGGAGCGCCTGCGCAGCGGAGGGCGGTGAGAACCGCGGCAAGGAAGGGCCTACCAGCGGCCCGGCGCGGGGCACGGTAAAGTGTTGGCAGGACAATTAGACACACACAGATCGGAGCCGCCTGCATGTCGGGCCGCTCCGTTATTGCGCGAGGGGGTCCCAATGGGCCGCGGCCGAGCTAAGGCAAAGCAGACCAAGGTTGCTCGTGACCTGAAATACAACACGCCGGAGACTGATTTCGAGCGGCTTCAGCGCGAGCTGTCCAACAGCAGCGCCGCCGACGATTTCAACACCAGCGACGGTCCCTCCGACCGCTAC
It includes:
- a CDS encoding folate-binding protein YgfZ, whose product is MSAVPAPETGPDAGAVWHFGDPFGEQRAAQRAAVVVDRSHRAVLQLTGPERRSWLHTISSQHVSDLPDGAVAQNLSLDGQGRVEDHWIQTELDGVTVLDTEPWRGEPLLAFLRKMIFWADVTVDPADVAVLSLLGPGLSGPDVLSALGVEALPAPWTAVPLPAGGFLRGTHPGEYDLLVPRTSKGDWIAALTAAGVTRAGVWAYEAHRVAAIRPRLGVDTDERTIPHEIGWIGGPGVGAVHLDKGCYRGQETVARVHNLGKPPRMLVLVHLDGSADRPVTGDPLLAGGRAVGRLGSVVDHVDDGPIALALVKRALPAGTELTTGGESAVAAVIDADSVPDVDGVGAGRLAVERLRSGGR
- a CDS encoding DUF3073 domain-containing protein, producing the protein MGRGRAKAKQTKVARDLKYNTPETDFERLQRELSNSSAADDFNTSDGPSDRYADEDDWRR